The Paraburkholderia sp. SOS3 genome includes a region encoding these proteins:
- a CDS encoding transporter substrate-binding domain-containing protein → MSKALSVSQRVLSRTFAGALSCVLSGALLYAGPAGAQAPSSSTVAAAGSSQSRLDEVIARGTLRACTTGDYKPYSYYKPDGQFEGIDIDMVESLAKSLGVKAAFIKTTWPNLTNDFIAKCDIAVGGVSTTLDRQKRAFFTQPYQVDGKTPIVRCDDVRKYQTVEQIDQPSTRVIVNPGGTNERFAKQYFPHAKLTVYADNVTVFKQILAGKADVMVTDASETLLQQKLNPGLCSVHPDQPFQYGEKAWMVPRGDVVFQQYVDQWLHLARESGEYQAISDKWLK, encoded by the coding sequence ATGAGCAAAGCGTTATCCGTTTCGCAACGCGTGTTGTCACGCACCTTCGCAGGCGCGCTGTCCTGCGTGTTGTCCGGGGCGCTGTTGTATGCGGGTCCGGCCGGTGCGCAGGCGCCGTCGTCATCGACGGTCGCCGCTGCGGGTTCGTCGCAGTCGCGGCTCGATGAAGTGATCGCGCGCGGCACCTTGCGTGCATGCACGACCGGCGATTACAAACCCTACTCGTATTACAAACCGGACGGTCAGTTCGAAGGCATCGACATCGATATGGTCGAATCGCTCGCGAAGTCGCTCGGCGTGAAAGCGGCGTTCATCAAGACGACGTGGCCAAACCTGACGAACGATTTCATCGCGAAGTGCGATATCGCGGTGGGCGGCGTATCGACGACGCTCGACCGGCAAAAGCGCGCATTCTTCACGCAGCCGTATCAGGTCGACGGCAAGACGCCGATCGTCCGTTGCGACGATGTGCGCAAGTACCAGACGGTCGAACAGATCGACCAGCCGTCGACACGCGTCATCGTGAATCCGGGCGGCACGAACGAGCGCTTCGCCAAGCAGTACTTCCCGCACGCGAAACTGACCGTCTACGCGGATAACGTGACCGTGTTCAAGCAGATCCTGGCGGGCAAGGCGGACGTCATGGTCACCGACGCGTCTGAAACGCTCCTGCAGCAGAAGCTCAATCCTGGCCTTTGCTCGGTGCATCCCGACCAGCCGTTCCAGTACGGCGAGAAGGCGTGGATGGTGCCGCGCGGCGACGTCGTTTTTCAGCAATATGTCGACCAATGGCTGCATCTCGCGCGAGAAAGCGGCGAGTATCAGGCTATTTCGGACAAGTGGCTGAAGTAG
- the atpB gene encoding F0F1 ATP synthase subunit A yields the protein MAASEGTRALDPSEYIAHHLQNFSTAHQTSIFDIHVWNLDTLFWSIVCGLVTILILRLAARKATPGVPGRFQCAVEMLVEMVEDQSKAMIHGNRRFIAPLALTVFVWVALMNALDFIPVDLPGRVIGWLGLSEIIPHHRIVPTADLNGTLGIALGVFVLMIYYNFKIKGAGGFVHELLSAPFGAHPLLWIPNLALNIIEFVAKTVSLGMRLFGNMYAGELLFLLIALLGSIWNFGADTTVLGFIGHVIAGSVWAIFHILIVLLQAFIFMMLTLVYIGQAHDSH from the coding sequence ATGGCAGCTAGCGAAGGAACGCGCGCTCTGGATCCGTCCGAGTACATCGCGCATCACTTGCAGAATTTCTCCACCGCGCATCAGACGTCGATTTTCGACATCCATGTCTGGAATCTGGATACGCTCTTCTGGTCGATCGTTTGCGGCCTCGTCACCATCCTCATCTTGCGCCTCGCTGCGCGCAAAGCCACGCCGGGCGTTCCGGGCCGCTTCCAGTGCGCGGTCGAGATGCTCGTCGAAATGGTCGAAGACCAATCGAAAGCGATGATCCACGGCAACCGCCGTTTCATCGCGCCGCTCGCGCTCACGGTGTTCGTTTGGGTCGCGCTGATGAACGCGCTCGACTTCATCCCCGTCGACCTGCCGGGCCGCGTGATCGGCTGGCTGGGCCTCTCGGAAATCATCCCCCATCATCGCATCGTGCCGACGGCAGATCTGAACGGCACGCTCGGCATCGCGCTCGGCGTGTTCGTGCTGATGATTTACTACAACTTCAAGATCAAGGGCGCGGGCGGCTTCGTGCACGAACTGCTGTCGGCCCCGTTCGGCGCGCATCCGCTTTTGTGGATCCCGAACCTTGCACTGAACATCATCGAGTTCGTCGCCAAGACGGTTTCGCTCGGCATGCGGCTTTTCGGCAACATGTACGCGGGTGAACTGCTGTTCCTGCTGATCGCCCTGCTGGGCAGCATCTGGAACTTCGGTGCGGACACGACGGTGCTTGGCTTCATCGGCCATGTGATCGCGGGCAGCGTGTGGGCGATCTTCCACATCCTGATCGTTCTGTTGCAGGCGTTCATTTTCATGATGCTGACGCTGGTGTATATCGGCCAGGCACACGACAGCCACTAA
- the hemE gene encoding uroporphyrinogen decarboxylase, whose protein sequence is MAQQLINDTFLRALLREPTDYTPIWLMRQAGRYLPEYNATRSRAGSFLGLAKNPDYATEVTLQPLERYPLDAAILFSDILTIPDAMGLGLEFAAGEGPKFAHPVRTEDDVARLAVPDIDATLRYVTDAVSQIRRALTDAQGRQSVPLIGFSGSPWTLACYMVEGGGSDDFRTVKSMLYARPDLMHRILDVNARAVTAYLNAQIEAGAQAVMIFDTWGGTLADGIYQRFSLHYIEQIVSALEREHEGRRVPVIAFTKGGGLWLEEIAASGVDAVGLDWTVNLARARERVAGKVALQGNIDPSVLFAPPATIRAEARAVLDSYGNHRGHVFNLGHGISQYTPPEHVAELVDEVHRHSRALRAAGEA, encoded by the coding sequence GTGGCTCAACAACTGATCAACGACACCTTCCTGCGCGCGCTGCTGCGCGAGCCGACCGACTACACGCCGATCTGGCTCATGCGACAGGCGGGCCGCTATCTGCCCGAATACAACGCGACGCGTAGCCGTGCCGGCAGCTTCCTTGGCCTCGCGAAGAACCCCGACTACGCCACCGAAGTAACGCTGCAGCCGCTCGAGCGCTATCCGCTCGACGCCGCGATCCTGTTCTCCGACATTCTGACGATTCCCGACGCGATGGGCCTCGGCCTCGAGTTCGCTGCCGGCGAGGGCCCGAAATTCGCACACCCGGTGCGCACCGAAGACGACGTCGCGCGCCTCGCGGTACCCGACATCGACGCGACGCTGCGCTACGTGACCGATGCGGTCAGCCAGATCCGCCGCGCGCTGACCGATGCGCAAGGTCGGCAGAGCGTGCCGCTGATCGGTTTTTCGGGCAGCCCGTGGACGCTTGCGTGCTACATGGTCGAAGGCGGCGGCTCGGACGACTTCCGCACCGTGAAGTCGATGCTGTACGCGCGGCCGGACCTCATGCATCGCATTCTCGATGTGAACGCGCGCGCGGTTACCGCCTATCTGAATGCTCAGATCGAAGCGGGCGCGCAGGCCGTGATGATCTTCGATACGTGGGGCGGCACGCTTGCGGACGGAATCTATCAGCGCTTCTCGCTGCACTACATCGAACAGATCGTGAGCGCGCTCGAGCGCGAGCACGAGGGGCGCCGCGTGCCCGTCATCGCCTTCACGAAGGGCGGCGGCCTGTGGCTCGAAGAAATTGCCGCGTCAGGCGTCGACGCAGTCGGTCTCGACTGGACCGTGAATCTCGCGCGCGCGCGCGAACGCGTCGCGGGCAAGGTCGCGCTCCAGGGCAACATCGACCCGTCGGTGCTGTTCGCGCCGCCGGCCACGATCCGCGCCGAGGCGCGCGCGGTGCTCGACAGCTATGGCAATCACCGTGGCCACGTGTTCAATCTCGGGCACGGAATTTCGCAGTACACGCCGCCCGAGCACGTCGCGGAACTCGTCGACGAAGTGCATCGGCATAGCCGTGCGCTACGCGCAGCGGGCGAGGCGTAA
- the atpE gene encoding F0F1 ATP synthase subunit C, whose product MQAFIANIQGLTAIGIGIIIGLGAIGACIGIGLMGGKYIEACARQPELMNPLQTKMFLLAGLIDAAFLIGVGVAMLFAFANPLLSKLAG is encoded by the coding sequence ATGCAAGCTTTCATCGCCAACATCCAGGGTCTGACCGCCATCGGTATCGGCATCATCATCGGCCTGGGTGCAATCGGCGCCTGTATCGGTATCGGCCTGATGGGCGGCAAGTACATCGAAGCGTGCGCCCGCCAGCCGGAACTGATGAACCCGCTGCAAACGAAGATGTTCCTGCTCGCGGGTCTGATCGATGCGGCGTTCCTGATCGGCGTTGGTGTGGCCATGCTGTTTGCGTTCGCGAACCCGCTGCTGTCGAAGCTGGCAGGCTGA
- the atpA gene encoding F0F1 ATP synthase subunit alpha: MQLNPSEISELIKSRIQGLEASADVRNQGTVISVTDGIVRIHGLSEVMQGEMLEFPGNVYGLALNLERDSVGAVILGEYESISEGDIVKTTGRILEVPVGPELVGRVVDALGNPIDGKGPVNAKLTDAIEKIAPGVIWRKSVSQPVQTGLKSIDSMVPIGRGQRELIIGDRQCGKTAVAVDTIINQKGKDLICIYVAIGQKASSIMNVVRKLEETGALEYTIVVAASASESAAMQYLAPYAGCTMGEYFRDRGQDALIIYDDLTKQAWAYRQISLLLRRPPGREAYPGDVFYLHSRLLERAARVSEEYVEKFTKGEVKGKSGSLTALPVIETQAGDVTAFVPTNVISITDGQIFLETDLFNAGIRPAINAGVSVSRVGGAAQTKVVKKLSGGIRTDLAQYRELAAFAQFASDLDEATRKQLERGRRVTELLKQPQYQPLQVWELSVALFAANNGYLDDLEVKDVLAFERGLREYLKTSHADLIKRIEDNKDLSKDDEAALHAALKDFKKSGAY, encoded by the coding sequence ATGCAACTCAATCCCTCTGAGATCAGCGAGCTGATCAAGAGCCGGATCCAGGGCCTTGAAGCGAGCGCAGACGTTCGCAACCAGGGCACCGTGATCTCCGTGACCGACGGCATCGTGCGCATTCACGGCCTGTCGGAAGTGATGCAGGGCGAAATGCTCGAATTTCCGGGCAACGTGTACGGCCTCGCGCTGAACCTCGAGCGCGACTCGGTCGGCGCCGTGATTCTGGGCGAATACGAAAGCATCTCGGAAGGCGACATCGTCAAGACGACGGGCCGCATTCTCGAAGTGCCGGTCGGCCCCGAACTGGTCGGTCGCGTGGTCGATGCGCTCGGCAACCCGATCGACGGCAAGGGCCCGGTCAACGCGAAGCTGACCGACGCGATCGAAAAGATCGCGCCGGGCGTGATCTGGCGTAAGTCGGTGTCGCAGCCGGTGCAAACGGGTCTGAAGTCGATCGACTCGATGGTGCCGATCGGCCGTGGCCAGCGCGAGCTGATCATCGGCGACCGTCAGTGCGGCAAGACCGCGGTGGCTGTCGATACGATCATCAACCAGAAGGGCAAGGATCTGATCTGTATCTACGTCGCGATCGGCCAGAAGGCTTCGTCGATCATGAACGTGGTGCGCAAGCTCGAAGAAACGGGCGCGCTCGAATACACGATCGTCGTCGCCGCTTCGGCGTCGGAATCGGCTGCGATGCAATACCTCGCGCCGTATGCCGGTTGCACGATGGGCGAATACTTCCGCGACCGCGGCCAGGACGCGCTGATCATTTACGACGATTTGACCAAGCAGGCCTGGGCCTACCGTCAGATCTCGCTGCTGCTGCGCCGTCCGCCGGGCCGCGAAGCGTATCCGGGCGACGTGTTCTATCTGCACTCGCGTCTGCTCGAACGCGCCGCGCGCGTGTCGGAAGAGTACGTCGAGAAATTCACGAAGGGCGAAGTGAAGGGCAAGAGCGGCTCGCTCACGGCGCTGCCCGTGATCGAAACGCAAGCCGGCGACGTGACCGCGTTCGTTCCGACGAACGTGATTTCGATTACCGACGGCCAGATCTTCCTCGAAACCGACCTCTTCAACGCAGGCATCCGCCCGGCGATCAACGCCGGCGTGTCGGTGTCGCGAGTCGGTGGCGCGGCGCAGACGAAGGTCGTGAAGAAGCTGTCGGGCGGTATCCGTACCGACCTCGCGCAGTACCGTGAACTGGCGGCATTCGCGCAGTTCGCATCGGACCTCGACGAAGCGACCCGCAAGCAGCTCGAGCGCGGCCGCCGCGTGACGGAACTGTTGAAGCAGCCGCAGTACCAGCCGCTGCAGGTGTGGGAACTGTCGGTCGCGCTGTTCGCCGCGAACAACGGTTACCTCGACGATCTGGAAGTGAAGGACGTGCTCGCATTCGAGCGCGGCCTGCGCGAATACCTGAAGACGAGCCACGCCGATCTGATCAAGCGCATCGAAGATAACAAGGACCTGTCGAAGGACGACGAAGCCGCGCTGCATGCGGCTCTGAAGGACTTCAAGAAGTCCGGCGCTTATTGA
- a CDS encoding F0F1 ATP synthase subunit B: MNLNATLFAQMVVFLILAWFTMKFVWPPLVNALDERAKKIADGLSAAEKGKAELEAAHKRVGEELAQARNDGQQRIAEAEKRAVSVADEIKAQAHAEAARIIAQAKADADQQIVKAREALRGEVAALAVKGAEQILKREVNQSVHADLLNQLKTEL; this comes from the coding sequence GTGAATCTCAACGCAACTCTGTTTGCGCAAATGGTCGTGTTCCTGATCCTCGCGTGGTTCACGATGAAGTTCGTGTGGCCGCCGTTGGTCAACGCCCTCGACGAGCGCGCGAAGAAAATCGCCGATGGCCTGTCGGCTGCCGAAAAGGGCAAGGCGGAACTCGAAGCCGCGCACAAGCGCGTCGGCGAGGAGCTTGCGCAGGCTCGCAACGACGGCCAGCAGCGCATCGCCGAAGCCGAAAAGCGCGCCGTGTCCGTCGCTGACGAAATCAAGGCGCAGGCGCATGCCGAAGCCGCCCGGATCATCGCTCAGGCGAAGGCCGATGCCGACCAGCAAATCGTGAAGGCGCGCGAAGCGCTGCGCGGTGAAGTGGCGGCGCTTGCGGTGAAGGGTGCCGAACAGATCCTGAAGCGTGAAGTGAACCAGTCGGTTCACGCCGATCTGCTGAATCAACTCAAAACCGAGCTCTGA
- a CDS encoding AMP-binding protein, with amino-acid sequence MQATGTPAQIAPKDGLSYVRGSTDIPLSTATVGQFLRETARRFADRPAVVFREQRIRWSWKAFAEEVDILASGFTALGIGKGDRVGIWSPNRIEWLLTQFATARIGAILVNINPAYRLAELEFALNKVGCKAIVAAERFKSSMYLDMLGELAPELATQTPGDLRIARLPDLRIVIRLGDTEAPGMHCLSEVIELGRETLDTAKLDAIAASLSPHDPINIQFTSGTTGSPKGATLTHSNVVNNARFIAMAMRLSEHDSLCIPVPLYHCFGMVLAVLACVSVGANMVFPGEAFDPAATLAAVAEEQCTALHGVPTMFIAELDHPGFDTFDLSHLRTGIMAGSPCPIETMKRVVSKMHLSEITIAYGMTETSPVSFQSSTTDPLDRRTTTVGRVQPHLEVKVVDAAGNIVPVGEIGELCTKGYSVMRGYWNDDARTRESVVDGWMHTGDLAVIDADGYCNIVGRLKDMLIRGGENIYPREIEEFLFRHPKIQSVQVFGVPDPKYGEEVCAWIVLRSGEQMTADDVQAFCHGQIAHYKVPKTIRFVDELPMTVTGKIQKFVMRERMIEELKLAVGKTA; translated from the coding sequence ATGCAAGCGACAGGCACCCCCGCACAGATTGCGCCGAAAGACGGCCTCTCATACGTGCGCGGCTCAACCGACATCCCGCTTAGCACCGCGACGGTCGGCCAGTTCCTGCGCGAGACCGCACGACGCTTTGCCGACCGGCCAGCCGTCGTATTTCGCGAGCAACGCATCCGCTGGAGCTGGAAAGCGTTCGCCGAAGAGGTCGACATTCTGGCGTCCGGTTTCACGGCGCTCGGCATCGGCAAAGGCGATCGCGTCGGCATCTGGTCGCCGAATCGCATCGAATGGCTGCTTACGCAGTTCGCGACTGCACGTATTGGCGCGATCCTCGTCAACATCAATCCTGCGTACCGGCTCGCCGAACTCGAATTCGCGCTGAACAAGGTCGGCTGCAAGGCGATCGTCGCGGCCGAACGCTTCAAGTCGTCGATGTACCTCGACATGCTCGGCGAGCTCGCGCCGGAACTCGCGACGCAAACGCCCGGCGACCTGCGCATCGCGCGCTTGCCCGATCTGCGCATCGTGATCCGCCTCGGCGACACGGAAGCGCCGGGCATGCATTGCCTTTCGGAAGTGATCGAACTCGGCCGCGAGACGCTCGATACGGCGAAACTCGACGCGATCGCCGCGAGCCTGTCGCCGCACGATCCGATCAACATCCAGTTCACGAGCGGCACGACAGGCAGCCCGAAAGGCGCGACGCTGACGCACAGCAACGTCGTCAATAACGCGCGTTTTATCGCCATGGCGATGCGGCTCTCGGAGCACGATTCGCTGTGCATTCCCGTGCCGCTGTATCACTGCTTCGGCATGGTGCTGGCGGTGCTCGCGTGCGTGTCGGTCGGCGCGAACATGGTGTTCCCGGGCGAAGCATTCGACCCGGCGGCGACGCTCGCGGCCGTCGCCGAAGAACAATGCACGGCGCTGCATGGCGTGCCGACGATGTTCATCGCCGAGCTCGATCACCCCGGCTTCGACACCTTCGATCTCTCGCATCTGCGCACCGGCATCATGGCCGGCTCGCCGTGCCCGATCGAGACGATGAAGCGCGTCGTTTCGAAGATGCATCTATCGGAGATCACGATCGCGTACGGGATGACCGAGACGAGCCCGGTGTCGTTCCAGAGCTCGACCACCGATCCGCTCGACCGGCGCACGACGACCGTCGGCCGCGTGCAGCCGCATCTCGAAGTGAAGGTCGTCGATGCCGCCGGCAACATCGTGCCGGTCGGCGAAATCGGCGAACTCTGCACGAAGGGCTATTCGGTGATGCGCGGCTACTGGAACGACGATGCGAGAACGCGCGAAAGCGTTGTCGACGGCTGGATGCATACGGGCGACCTCGCCGTGATCGATGCAGACGGCTACTGCAATATCGTTGGCCGCCTGAAGGACATGCTGATCCGCGGCGGCGAAAACATCTACCCGCGCGAGATCGAGGAATTCCTATTTCGCCACCCAAAGATTCAGAGCGTGCAAGTGTTTGGCGTGCCTGATCCCAAATACGGCGAGGAGGTTTGCGCCTGGATCGTGTTGCGCTCCGGCGAGCAGATGACTGCAGACGATGTCCAGGCGTTTTGCCACGGCCAGATCGCGCATTACAAGGTGCCGAAGACCATCCGCTTCGTCGACGAGTTGCCGATGACGGTGACCGGCAAGATCCAGAAGTTCGTGATGCGCGAGCGGATGATCGAAGAGCTGAAGCTAGCGGTCGGCAAGACCGCCTGA
- the atpG gene encoding F0F1 ATP synthase subunit gamma: MAGMKEIRGKIKSVQNTRKITKAMEMVAASKMRRAQERMRAARPYADKVRDIAAHMSRANPEYRHPFMVANEGAKTAGFILVTTDKGLCGGMNTNILRASLQKFKELEAEGKTIDATAIGSKGLGFLNRLRAKVASNVVQLGDTPHLEKLIGAVKVQLDLYSEGKVSAVYLAYTRFINTMKQEPVIEQLLPLSAEKFEATEEGDKATPSTSWDYIYEPDAQTVVDELLVRYVEALVYQAVAENMASEQSARMVAMKAASDNAKTVINELQLSYNKSRQAAITKELSEIVGGAAAV; the protein is encoded by the coding sequence ATGGCTGGAATGAAGGAAATTCGCGGCAAGATCAAGAGCGTGCAAAACACGCGCAAGATCACGAAAGCGATGGAGATGGTCGCGGCATCGAAGATGCGCCGCGCCCAGGAGCGCATGCGCGCTGCCCGTCCGTACGCCGACAAGGTCCGTGACATCGCCGCGCACATGAGCCGTGCGAACCCCGAGTATCGCCATCCGTTCATGGTGGCGAACGAGGGCGCGAAGACGGCCGGTTTCATCCTCGTCACGACTGACAAAGGTCTGTGCGGCGGGATGAACACGAACATCCTGCGTGCGTCGCTGCAGAAGTTCAAGGAGCTCGAAGCCGAAGGCAAGACGATCGACGCAACGGCGATCGGCAGCAAGGGCCTCGGTTTTCTGAACCGTCTGCGCGCGAAGGTCGCATCGAACGTCGTGCAGCTCGGCGACACGCCGCACCTCGAGAAGCTGATCGGCGCGGTGAAGGTGCAGCTCGACCTGTACTCGGAAGGCAAGGTCTCGGCGGTGTACCTCGCGTACACGCGCTTCATCAACACGATGAAGCAGGAGCCCGTGATCGAGCAGCTGTTGCCGCTGTCGGCCGAGAAGTTCGAGGCGACGGAAGAAGGCGACAAGGCGACGCCGAGCACGTCGTGGGACTACATCTACGAGCCGGACGCGCAGACGGTGGTCGACGAACTGCTCGTGCGTTATGTCGAAGCGCTGGTCTATCAGGCCGTCGCGGAAAACATGGCGTCGGAACAGTCGGCACGCATGGTCGCAATGAAGGCCGCTTCGGATAACGCAAAGACGGTCATCAACGAGTTGCAGCTGTCGTACAACAAGAGCCGCCAGGCCGCGATCACGAAGGAACTGTCGGAGATCGTCGGCGGCGCCGCGGCAGTCTGA
- a CDS encoding F0F1 ATP synthase subunit epsilon codes for MATIKVDVVSAEEEIFSGQAKFVALPGEAGELGILPGHTPLITRIRPGAVRIEAENGEEEFVFVAGGILEVQPGAVTVLADTAIRGKDLDEAKAEQARKRAEEALQNTGSNLEYATAQAELAYATAQLAAIQRLRKLRGQH; via the coding sequence ATGGCAACTATCAAGGTAGACGTCGTCAGCGCGGAAGAGGAAATCTTCTCGGGCCAGGCGAAGTTCGTCGCGCTGCCGGGCGAGGCGGGCGAGCTCGGCATTCTGCCGGGCCACACGCCGCTGATCACGCGGATTCGTCCGGGTGCGGTGCGTATCGAGGCCGAGAATGGCGAAGAGGAATTCGTGTTCGTCGCCGGCGGCATTCTCGAGGTGCAGCCCGGTGCGGTGACGGTTCTGGCCGACACGGCGATCCGCGGCAAGGATCTCGACGAGGCGAAGGCCGAGCAGGCCCGCAAGCGCGCGGAAGAGGCGCTGCAGAACACGGGCTCGAACCTTGAATACGCAACCGCGCAGGCGGAACTCGCGTATGCGACGGCTCAGCTTGCGGCGATCCAGCGTCTGCGGAAACTGCGCGGACAGCACTAG
- the atpD gene encoding F0F1 ATP synthase subunit beta gives MSTTALVEGKIVQCIGAVIDVEFPREHMPKVYDALILEGSELTLEVQQQLGDGVVRTICLGSSDGLRRGVVVKNTAKPISVPVGKPTLGRIMDVLGRPIDEAGPIASDTMRSIHQKAPAFDELSPSTELLETGIKVIDLICPFAKGGKVGLFGGAGVGKTVNMMELINNIAKEHGGYSVFAGVGERTREGNDFYHEMKDSNVLDKVALVYGQMNEPPGNRLRVALTGLTMAEHFRDEGLDVLFFVDNIYRFTLAGTEVSALLGRMPSAVGYQPTLAEEMGKLQERITSTKTGSITSVQAVYVPADDLTDPSPATTFGHLDATVVLSRDIASLGIYPAVDPLDSTSRQIDPHVIGEEHYGITRSVQQTLQRYKELRDIIAILGMDELSPEDKLSVARARKIQRFLSQPFHVAEVFTGSPGKYVPLKETIRGFKMIVEGECDHLPEQAFYMVGTIDEAFEKAKKIQ, from the coding sequence ATGAGTACAACTGCTTTGGTAGAAGGCAAGATCGTACAGTGCATCGGCGCGGTGATCGACGTGGAATTCCCGCGTGAACACATGCCGAAGGTGTACGACGCGCTCATTCTCGAAGGTTCGGAGCTGACGCTCGAAGTCCAGCAGCAGCTGGGCGACGGCGTGGTCCGCACCATCTGTCTGGGTTCGTCCGATGGTCTGCGCCGCGGCGTCGTGGTGAAGAACACCGCGAAGCCGATCAGCGTGCCGGTCGGCAAGCCGACGCTGGGCCGCATCATGGACGTGCTGGGCCGCCCGATCGACGAAGCGGGCCCGATCGCGAGCGACACGATGCGCTCGATCCACCAGAAGGCGCCGGCGTTCGACGAACTGTCGCCGTCCACCGAGCTGCTCGAAACGGGCATCAAGGTGATCGACCTGATCTGCCCGTTCGCGAAGGGCGGCAAGGTCGGTCTGTTCGGCGGTGCGGGCGTGGGCAAGACCGTCAACATGATGGAGCTCATCAACAACATCGCGAAGGAGCACGGCGGTTACTCCGTGTTCGCGGGCGTGGGCGAGCGTACCCGTGAGGGCAACGACTTCTACCACGAAATGAAGGACTCGAACGTTCTCGATAAGGTCGCGCTCGTGTACGGCCAGATGAACGAGCCGCCGGGCAACCGTCTGCGCGTTGCGCTGACGGGCCTGACGATGGCCGAGCACTTCCGTGACGAAGGCCTCGACGTGCTGTTCTTCGTCGACAACATCTACCGTTTCACGCTGGCTGGCACCGAAGTGTCGGCACTGCTCGGCCGTATGCCGTCGGCCGTGGGCTATCAGCCGACGCTCGCTGAAGAAATGGGCAAGCTGCAAGAGCGCATCACGTCGACGAAGACCGGCTCGATCACGTCGGTGCAGGCCGTGTACGTGCCTGCCGATGACTTGACGGACCCGTCGCCGGCTACGACCTTCGGCCACCTGGACGCAACGGTCGTGCTGTCGCGTGACATCGCGTCGCTCGGTATCTACCCCGCGGTGGACCCGCTCGATTCGACATCGCGCCAGATCGATCCGCACGTGATCGGCGAAGAGCACTACGGCATTACGCGCTCGGTCCAGCAAACGCTGCAGCGCTACAAGGAATTGCGCGACATTATCGCGATTCTGGGCATGGATGAACTGTCGCCGGAAGACAAGCTGTCGGTCGCTCGCGCGCGCAAGATCCAGCGTTTCCTGTCGCAGCCGTTCCACGTCGCGGAAGTCTTCACGGGCTCGCCGGGCAAGTACGTGCCGCTGAAGGAAACGATCCGCGGCTTCAAGATGATCGTCGAGGGCGAGTGCGATCACCTGCCGGAGCAGGCGTTCTACATGGTCGGCACGATCGACGAAGCCTTTGAAAAGGCCAAGAAGATCCAGTAA
- a CDS encoding F0F1 ATP synthase subunit delta, which produces MAELATIARPYAEALFAVAQAGDVNAWSTLVQELAQVASLPEVESVATSPKVGRAQVVDLVLAAVKSPLKDDAQAKNFVQMLVDNHRLPLLPEIATQFDALKNAREGAADAHIVSAFPLEGQALDELVAALERKFKCKLKPTVEVDASLIGGVRVTVGDEVLDTSVRARLARMQTALTA; this is translated from the coding sequence ATGGCCGAACTTGCCACCATCGCCCGTCCGTACGCTGAAGCGCTGTTTGCCGTCGCGCAAGCGGGCGACGTCAACGCCTGGTCCACGCTCGTGCAGGAACTGGCTCAGGTTGCGAGCTTGCCCGAAGTCGAATCGGTCGCGACGAGCCCGAAGGTGGGCCGCGCGCAGGTCGTCGACCTCGTGCTCGCCGCGGTGAAGTCGCCACTTAAAGACGACGCGCAGGCAAAGAACTTCGTGCAGATGCTGGTCGACAATCACCGGCTGCCGCTGTTGCCGGAAATCGCGACGCAGTTCGACGCGCTGAAGAACGCACGCGAAGGCGCGGCCGATGCGCATATCGTGAGCGCATTCCCGCTCGAAGGCCAGGCACTGGACGAACTCGTCGCGGCGCTCGAGCGCAAGTTCAAATGCAAGCTGAAGCCGACCGTCGAAGTGGACGCGTCGCTGATCGGCGGCGTGCGCGTGACGGTGGGCGACGAAGTGCTCGATACCTCGGTCCGCGCGCGGCTCGCCAGAATGCAGACGGCGCTGACCGCGTGA